The following is a genomic window from Methanobrevibacter sp..
CAAACGAGCTCAAATTCTTGTTATCAGAAAAGAAATTATTCAAAAAGAACCGATTGCTAAAATTGGTATTATAACTGCAGGAACTTCAGATATCAACATTGCAGAAGAAGCAAGAGTCATAGTTGAAGAAGGGGGTTGTGAAGCAATCACTTCATATGACATTGGTGTGGCCGGAATTCATAGACTATTTCCTCAAATCGCACATATGATTAGTGAAGGTGTAAGGGCCCTGATAGTCTGTGCAGGAATGGAAGGGGCACTTCCTTCAGTTGTTGCAGGTCTTGTTGATGTGCCTGTTATAGCAGTTCCTACATCTATCGGATACGGTGTTGGAGAAGGTGGAAGAGTTGCTCTTGATGCGATGCTTCAGTCATGCGCTCCGGGAATAGCAGTTGTAAATATTGACAATGGTTTCGGTGCAGGAGTATTTGCCCTTACAATAGTGAATAGTGATTGAATGAAATATGAAACTTTTAATCCTGATGTTCATGATACATTAAAGGTAGCTCGTTTAGTGTATGACGTTGATTTTAGAACATTTGACATGCTTTTTAAAAATACAGATAAAGCAGTTAAGACAATCGAAAAAGATCTCCATAAAAGACAAATCGATGATTATTTTAAAGTAATATTAAATGAAAATAATGAAATCATAGGTATTCTGATAATATATACCTCAAAAACATCACACAAATTCTATTTGAAATCTTTAAGATTATGGATTGTGGATGTTCTGGATTATTTTGTATTATGTGATATTGAAGATAATGATTTTTATATTGCAGAAATTGCGATTGACGAATCGCTTAGAGGTCAG
Proteins encoded in this region:
- the larB gene encoding nickel pincer cofactor biosynthesis protein LarB encodes the protein MKDILERLVDGELNIDEAEKLLKADNILEFDDIAKFDIKREDRTGFPEAIFSPSKDYEDLIAIIKNYLKNSDKDLIVTKLSQERFEKITNDLNDDELIFDYNKRAQILVIRKEIIQKEPIAKIGIITAGTSDINIAEEARVIVEEGGCEAITSYDIGVAGIHRLFPQIAHMISEGVRALIVCAGMEGALPSVVAGLVDVPVIAVPTSIGYGVGEGGRVALDAMLQSCAPGIAVVNIDNGFGAGVFALTIVNSD
- a CDS encoding GNAT family N-acetyltransferase: MKYETFNPDVHDTLKVARLVYDVDFRTFDMLFKNTDKAVKTIEKDLHKRQIDDYFKVILNENNEIIGILIIYTSKTSHKFYLKSLRLWIVDVLDYFVLCDIEDNDFYIAEIAIDESLRGQGLGKSVLLDAIDYARKKDYNRVTLDADFRNSGAKALYERMGFQVFKKKQVKIGSFLRGMSNMELIL